One Clavelina lepadiformis chromosome 1, kaClaLepa1.1, whole genome shotgun sequence genomic region harbors:
- the LOC143444157 gene encoding uncharacterized protein LOC143444157, protein MVIVLITILNLCCSYPTKEMKIKMAESIVQSFPQLKYNRDGLAGFEHFYDPIKGGGYLENRLKTMRKRMSPDAKAYKKRRNATKRKNESDTESSSGTSQSRGSNDIRMSLSGLIEKKKILQNCVPSVANQMEIFALTDQTFELRRQDIALDNLSMTKFLKEYPRFSDVNERILFEREFELMHPEAKSLSLVLDEKFCRAVEKVALIRLKNITSSNITENKLHTIHMLEKLLPPLNFRGKGCQSQSHAIFQFAGAGTDPTNFAVHKDPGLTQPFLLAVGNSSQPDQYYIVADFSVIYVGNDVVRALYRLFCSFWVCNISYYPRLAPFYNLLEVLVINKTPVCSVKTVLAAINAVQNTAILHVLVIL, encoded by the exons ATGGTGATTGTCTTAATAACTATCCTTAATTTATGTTGCAGTTATCCTACAAAggaaatgaaaataaagatGGCAGAGAGCATTGTCCAATCATTTCCTCAATTGAAATACAACAGGGACGGATTAGCTGGCTTC GAACATTTCTATGACCCTATCAAAGGAGGTGGCTACCTTGAAAACAGGTTGAAAACAATGCGAAAACGAATGTCGCCTGACGCAAAGGCATACAAAAAACgaagaaatgcaacaaaacgCAAAAATGAATCAGATACAGAGAGTTCAAGCGGAACATCTCAATCCAGGGGAAGCAATGACATTCGCATGTCGCTGTCTGGTTTAATAGAAAAG AAGAAGATACTGCAAAATTGTGTTCCTTCGGTAGCAAATCAGATGGAAATATTTGCGCTAACCGATCAAACATTTGAATTGAGACGACAAGACATTGCGCTTGACAACCTTTCCATGACGAAGTTTCTAAAAGAATATCCCAGATTTTCAGATGTTAATGAGCGTATTTTG TTTGAAAGAGAGTTTGAATTAATGCATCCAGAAGCAAAAAGCTTGAGTCTGGTACTGGATGAAAAGTTTTGTAGAGCAGTAGAAAAAGTTGCACTGATACGTCTGAAGAATATAACATCAAGCAACATAACTGAGA ACAAACTTCACACAATTCACATGCTGGAAAAGTTGCTTCCGCCATTAAACTTCCGCGGAAAGGGTTGTCAGTCACAATCGCAtgctatttttcaatttgctgGG GCTGGCACGGACCCAACAAACTTTGCCGTCCACAAAGATCCTGGACTGACTCAGCCATTCCTTTTAGCCGTGGGCAACAGCAGCCAACCTGATCAATATTACATTGTTGCCGATTTTTCCGTCATTTATGTTGGAAATGACGTGGTGCGTGCTTTATACCGCTTGTTCTGTTCGTTTTGGGTATGTAATATCTCCTACTACCCCAGACTTGCACCATTCTACAATCTTCTTGAAGTGCTGGTTATAAACAAAACCCCAGTgtgctcagttaaaactgttCTTGCTGCCATCAATGCTGTGCAAAACACTGCAATACTGCATGTATTGGTGATACTGTAG